TTAGGCGATAAGAAAGCATTAATCAAGATCGTGCTGAAAGGTTTAACGGGTGGTGAGATCGAGATCGACGGCGATAAATTCACCAATCCCATGCCGCCGCAGGAATCTACTTTATCAGATCAGGAAATTGCAGATGTATTGACCTACATTCGCAACAGCTTTGGCAACAAAGCCAGCCTGGTAGCAGCAGGTGAAGTAAAAGCCATGCGGGCCAAGTTGAAATAATAGTGA
The Niastella koreensis GR20-10 genome window above contains:
- a CDS encoding c-type cytochrome, whose translation is MKKIVLVVLVFVIASAFVAQQTKPQPGGLKAAMTRGKAVYDATCQACHQPDGLGVQNMNPPLAKTKWVLGDKKALIKIVLKGLTGGEIEIDGDKFTNPMPPQESTLSDQEIADVLTYIRNSFGNKASLVAAGEVKAMRAKLK